AGGGCGTCTACGAGATCCTCCGCACCCACGCCGACTGATTTGCGGTACACTGATCGCGAGGACCAGACCCGGGAGGTGGCCATGACCAGCGACAACTTCGTCGAGCTCGTCCGCATGAACGATCCCGTCTCGGCGGATCTCTTCGCCGCGTTCCTGGACGACGCGGAGCTCGAGTACGCCGTGACCGATCCGGGGAGCGCCGGGATCGGGGGCTCGATGACGCCGCAGACGCAGACGCAGATCATCTTCCGCGTGGCGGAGGAGGACATGCCGTACGCCGAGGAGCTCCTCGACGAGTACCGCCGCATGCAGGCCGGCCCGCTCCTCCCGTCCGAGGCTCCGCCGCCCGCCGACAAGGGCGAGGGCGGAAAGACCGAGTAGGGGCGCCGCTCGCCGCGCCCGCCCGCCGCTCGCCGCGCCCGCCCGCCGCTCGCCGCGCCCGCCCACCCCTCGCCGCGCCCCCTGCCCTACGCCGGCTTCTTCTTCGACTTGATCGCCGACGCGACGATCGCCGCCGTGACGAACGTGAGGATCACGCCCAGGGAGAGCAGCGTCGGGACGTGCACGAGGTCGTGCGAGATCATCTTCAGGCCGATAAACACGAGGATCGCCGACAGCGCGTGGGACAGGTAGTGGAACTTGTCCATGGCGCCGGCGATGACGAAGTACAAGGAGCGCAAGCCCAGGATCGCGAAGATGTTCGAGGTGAGCACGATGAACGGGTCGGTCGTGATCGCGAGCACCGCGGGCACGGAGTCGAGCGCGAACATCACGTCCGTGAGCTCCACGACGATCAGCACGAGGAACAGCTTGGTGAACATCCGCTTCCCCTCGAAACGGACGACGAACCGCGTGCCCGAGAACTCGGGCGCGATCGGCAGGATCTTGCTCAGCTTGCGGACGAGCCAGTTCTCGCCCTCTGCGTGCTGCTCCTTCTCCTTCTTGGGGACGACCATCTTGATCCCGGTCAGCACGAGGTAGGCGCCGAACACGTAGAACAGCCACTCGAACCGCGAGAGCAGCCAGACGCCGCCGAAGATCATCGCGGAGCGCGTGATGATCGCGCCGATGATGCC
The sequence above is a segment of the Pseudomonadota bacterium genome. Coding sequences within it:
- a CDS encoding DUF2007 domain-containing protein is translated as MTSDNFVELVRMNDPVSADLFAAFLDDAELEYAVTDPGSAGIGGSMTPQTQTQIIFRVAEEDMPYAEELLDEYRRMQAGPLLPSEAPPPADKGEGGKTE
- a CDS encoding TerC family protein; the encoded protein is MLQINIWVWVIALGIVVSLLVLDLGVLNRKAHRVSLREAAGMTAIWVGFGLAFSVLVFFIYEKHWFGVGVPQGIPGEVTDGWKAVSLYITGYLLEESLSIDNLFVFAMLFSSFRVLPEHQHRVLFWGIIGAIITRSAMIFGGVWLLSRFEWLFYVFGAYLVLTGIKMVVPKKEKEQHAEGENWLVRKLSKILPIAPEFSGTRFVVRFEGKRMFTKLFLVLIVVELTDVMFALDSVPAVLAITTDPFIVLTSNIFAILGLRSLYFVIAGAMDKFHYLSHALSAILVFIGLKMISHDLVHVPTLLSLGVILTFVTAAIVASAIKSKKKPA